Genomic segment of Saprospira sp. CCB-QB6:
CAAAATGTACGCTTCCCCCTCGATATGTTTACCAAATTGACGGCTAAAGAAAAGCGCATCCGCGTAGATGAGACCTTAGAAAGAGTAGAGCTAGGCGGCGCCAATAATAAATACCCCTCAGAGATTAGTGGAGGGATGCAAAAACGGGTTGGTATTGCCCGAGCTATCATCCTCAAGCCCAAGTTCCTCTTTTGCGATGAGCCCAACTCTGGACTAGACCCTACTACCTCTATGCGCATTGATGAACTCATTCATCAAATTACCGTAGAAAATCAGATGACCACCGTCATCAACACTCACGATATGAACTCGGTTATGGAGATTGGCGATAAGATCAACCTCCTTTACTTTGGCGAGTTGGCCTGGGTCGGCAATTGCGGAGAAGTTATGGGTAGCGATAATGAACTACTACAAGACTTTATCTTTGCTTCTCCCTTCTTACAACGCCTTAGAGATTCGGCCCTAAAGAATGGTCATTAAACCTTATACTATATATTATAGTAAATGCTGCCCTTTATGGATAAGGGGCAGCATTTTTTGTTTTTTAGAATCTATTTCAAGTAGAGTCTATACTCTCTTTGCTCTGTACTTATACTCTATTCAACATTAACGATACAACTAATTGTACAAAAGCATCCGCTGCGATATCGTTAAGAACCTTCGTATCTAAATTAGGTCCAAAAAGACTACTACTCCAGATAGTATAATAATCATGTTTATTTGCTACATTTTCTACGGTTTTGATTGTTTCTCCTCTAGTTCGTGTTGCACAGAAAATAATGTCGCAATTTCCCAAATCCCCATTTGGAGATGCTAATAACTCTAATGTTTCATCTTCTACCATTCTGCTTTTTGGATCTCCTTGGCTTTCAAAGCCAATTTTTACACCATTAACAGTTAGGGCCGCTAAAACATCTATCTCCCATTGTATATCCGAAACGCCTTCAGGTAAATGTTTTTTTGCATTAGGAAACATCTCCAACAGTTTTCGACAAACAGCTTTAATTGTCTCAGATTTACCTTCATTAGATCGTCCATAAACAACAACAATTGTCTTCTTCATTTACTTTATATTTTTATTTTAGAATAAGCTATAAGATAATAAATTTCATCCTACAGAACTAAATTCACCGCCCTATTACAAAGAAAATCATTGTCTAGCAATAAAAAAATGCTGCCCCTTATAAATAAGGGGCAGCATTTTTTGTTTTTGGGGCTGACGGTTGGGCTCATGAAGGACATGCTACTGCCGCCACAGAGCTAATCCGAGATGTCCGTAGACCTCCGTGGCCACCACGGAGCCAATCTGAGATGTCCGTAGACCTCCGTGGCCGCCACGGAGCCAATCCGAGATGTCCGTAGACCTCCGTGGCCGCCACGGAGCCAATCCGAGATGTCCGTAAACCTCCGTGGCCGCCACGGAGCCAATCCGAGATGTCCGTAAACCTCCGTGGCCGCCACGGAGCCAATCCGAGATGTCCGTAAACCTCCGTGGCCGCCACGGAGCCAATCCGAGATGTCCGTAAACCTCCGTGGCCGCCACGGAGCCAATCCGAGATGTCCGTAGACCTCCGTGGCTAACACTCCACAGTTTTGTATCTATTTATTGGTCCTTCCATTTTCAAAGGGTAACAAGCTATTAAACAGAAAGATATTGAAATAGCAGCTTGGCAATCCTAATTTAAACATGTATATACTATAGCCCTAAAGACAAATATCAAAAAAGTTATAACTTTTTTAGTAAACTTCTTGATGTTTCAAAACATTAGCCCTACACTTGTAATGTTATAACTATTTTATAAACAATAAAACTTCAGGCAGATGAACGATACACTTTGGTTGTTTCTGCAAAACACCTTTGATAACAGGACAAAAAAGAATTTCAAGCTGATGTACTTGCTAGCTACGGATCACATTGATCGTTTGCGTAGACGGGCATTGCGGGAGCCTCGGATTGATCCTTTGTTGCAGTATTTGATTCCCTATTATGATGCTTACATTACACATTATCGGAAGCGGCAATTAGATACGCGTAACTATCGGATCAATACATTAACGATAGAGCGGCTTTTGGCGGA
This window contains:
- a CDS encoding ABC transporter ATP-binding protein; this encodes MIRVENIKKQFGEQEVLKGISTVFEEGKTNLIIGKSGAGKTVMLKILVGLLQPTSGHIWYGNTNFTQLSNKQRKAIRTEMGMLFQGSALFDSMTVEQNVRFPLDMFTKLTAKEKRIRVDETLERVELGGANNKYPSEISGGMQKRVGIARAIILKPKFLFCDEPNSGLDPTTSMRIDELIHQITVENQMTTVINTHDMNSVMEIGDKINLLYFGELAWVGNCGEVMGSDNELLQDFIFASPFLQRLRDSALKNGH